The genomic interval AGTTTTTGCCGAAAGCATTAAGAGCTGCAGGAATAGTTGAAAGACTAGAAGGAGAATCCGGCAGTCAAGTGCTTTCTTTGCCATATGACTCAAAGAGAAATCCAATTACCTTTTTACTAAATGGAGAGAGTATAAGAATATTTTCCCATCAGTTAGCAACAGTGGTTTGAACTGTTATTCAAAAAAACAGATATCCTTTGGTTTGGGCGGAGATTGTAGTATATTGATTGGTAACATGCTTGCATTACGCAGGTTAGGTAGATACGGTCTATTTTTTATTGATGGACATTCAGATTTTTATCAGCCCATTGCATCCACCACTGGCGAAGTTGCAGATATGGATCTTGCTATTGTTTCGGGAAGAGGACCGGATTTGTTGACCAATATTGATGGGCTGAGACCGCTGGTGAGAGATGAAGATATAATACTATTTGGATACAGAGACAGGATTGAATCAACGATGCACGGAAGTCAACAAGTAGAAGATACTCCAATTCATGCATTCGATTTAGATTTTGTTAGATCAAATGGAATTAAAAATTCCACATCCGTTGCTCTTGACAGAATAAACAAGAGCGGCCCTCACGGATTATGGATTAATTTGGACGTGGATGTATTGGATAGTAGTATCATGCCTGCTGTGGATTATCATTTGGAAAATGGGTTAACTTTTAAAGAATTGGCTCAAATGTTGGACACACTTATTTCAACAGGCATAACCATAGGTATGGATATCACAATTTTTAATCCCAAATTAGACCCTTCAGGAGTATTAGCAAGAAAGTTAGTGGGATGTGTATCAAAACCACTCATCAAACAACCTATAATCTAAGTCAAGACTCAAAATAATCCATAATAGGTAAGATTTGTTCAAGTTTCAAGTTCAAGATTTTCCAGTGACATCAATTTAGAGATATCGAAAATGATAACTGTTAACCAACAGAATCATATCGTTATCAATCATTAAGAGGAGTTCATAAGAGAACTAATTCAGCATTATTACTTATGTATTATATTTTTGTAGTTTAAGGCGGAAGTTTCGATATATGCAAACTCTCAGTTAACGTCCATGCATTTATGTAGTTATTTATATATCCTTTTACATTCGAGTTATCACCAGAAGAGGAATTATCAAAGATAGATTTTTGAGTTTCATGAGAACTAATCGCATATGCACTGTTATTATCAACTTCCCCAAGCGTTGCTTCATATAATGATATATGTACGAAATACCATATCAAAAACAACAATAGAAAAAAATTCCTATCATGGCTAGTGTTTAAATGAAATCTGCTATTAGTCTTGAACATGTCATTTAGTGAACTTTGCTGGTAAATATGAATAAGGTATTTGATGTATGCGAATGCAATTATTTGCATTTTGTCCTTTACTAATAAAAGTATAATAATTTTGAGTTTTTGACTAAAAATGGATTATGATTGCTTTTTTATACAACTAGATGTGTTGCACTTTCAAGTGAAAACAGATGCCTCACATTCAATATCCCCAATAATGATGTTGTTTTACCAACTGATGATTTTGGTTGTCATTCAATATCTTAATCTACCAATTGTATCATGTATAGTAAGAATAATTAAAGTGTGATTCTTGTGGAAAAGTATTCGTTTCCAAAGATAATAATACATAGTGTACGGGATGTGAAAAAGAAACAGAAAACATTCATTAGGTCCTTGAGGATACCAAATATTTTTCACGGGTTCACATATGAACATCTTGAAACTTGAAACTCTGGTAAGTACAGTATAATGTCTATACAGTGTTTTAAGATCTAATATGATTTTAAGAATTTAAAACATACTCACCTCTTAGATTTAATGGTATGGCATTTCGAGTTAACGATCGTCCAATACTCCATATAGATACCAAGTTATGATAAGTAGCAAAAAACTAAGATTGTTATGATTTGGCACTCTATACAAGGCAAATTTAAATAATGAATTATTAATCAAGGAAGCATTAGTTCAAAATAGAGTAATAACTACTAAGAATAGACGACTTTATCAACGATCAAAAGGGATAGAAATCTTAGCTTCGTTACCTCTGAGAAATAATGAATTGGAATACTGGTAGAATTGTTACGATGTTGTGAAATCAACTATATTGACTGGTTCCCTAATTCGTGCTCTAGGTGTACTATATGCAACGAGTTGCTGAATACAAAAATCAAAATTCTAGTAATCAGAGAAATACCTCATAATGTATTTGAACATATTGATGTCGTCTACAGATGCACGAGTCGTATGAAAGTCGATTGGAATGGACGCATATCAGGCACATTAACGGCTTAGTTATACAAATTAACAACCAATTTCTTTGAAGACGCCTGAACTAGTATCTGAATTTATTTTAAGTGGAAGTCGATGTTAGTGGCATTCGACGGCAGGATAAAAAAAAGGATAATTTATTAAATCCGCAAATAGAAAAGAACATTGATGCTAAAACAAATTAGTATTGTTTTTTCATTGTTACTCGTCGTCGGTTTCTCTGAAACATTTTTCGACTTTAGACACGCTGTAAAAGCACAATCTGATCAAAATGACCCTACAAGAATTACCAATAGTAATTCTACAGTCCTCACATCTACAGCTAGTTCACAAGGGCTTGAAATGGTTGTTATCCCTATAGAGGATTTGGTAATTTCAAAATCATCACAAGGTCTAGTTGAACTGAGTGCATCTCTAAGAAATAATCACACTTTTGATATCCATGATATAAAGATCATGGGTGAATTCTTTGATAAGGAAGGAAACAGTTTAGGCAAAATAGACGAGTATGTTACCCAGCCTTCACATATGCTGAAACCAAATGAAAAATACTCATTTAGTACTCTGGAGGTAATTTCTCATTACAAATTAGGATCAACAAATGTAACAGGTTCGGCCATTCCTAATAACTAATTCTCTCCCCCAACTTTCTTTTTTTACACCATTCTACATAAAATACTAGTCCTGTTTGAATACATGAAAACGATTGTGAATATCTAAGTAATGAATAGATAAT from Candidatus Nitrosocosmicus hydrocola carries:
- a CDS encoding Mut7-C RNAse domain-containing protein, which translates into the protein MLRCCEINYIDWFPNSCSRCTICNELLNTKIKILVIREIPHNVFEHIDVVYRCTSRMKVDWNGRISGTLTA
- a CDS encoding arginase family protein, whose product is MNCYSKKQISFGLGGDCSILIGNMLALRRLGRYGLFFIDGHSDFYQPIASTTGEVADMDLAIVSGRGPDLLTNIDGLRPLVRDEDIILFGYRDRIESTMHGSQQVEDTPIHAFDLDFVRSNGIKNSTSVALDRINKSGPHGLWINLDVDVLDSSIMPAVDYHLENGLTFKELAQMLDTLISTGITIGMDITIFNPKLDPSGVLARKLVGCVSKPLIKQPII